The following are encoded together in the Streptomyces tsukubensis genome:
- the holA gene encoding DNA polymerase III subunit delta, translating into MARKTADDDPLAPLTLAVGQEELLLDRAVQQVVAAARAADADTDVRDLTSDQLQPGTLDELTSPSLFAERKVVVVRNAQDLSADTVKDVKAYLGAPAEEITLVLLHAGGPKGKGLLDAARKAGAREVACPKMTKPADRLSFVRGEFRALGRSATPEAGQALVDAIGSDLRELASAASQLVADVEGTIDEAVVGRYYTGRAEASSFTVADRAVEGRAADALEALRWSLSTGVAPVLITSALAQGVRAIGKLSSARGGRPGDLARELGMPPWKIDRVRQQMRGWTPDGVATALRAVAEADAGVKGGGDDPEYALEKAVVTIARAARARQH; encoded by the coding sequence ATGGCCAGGAAGACTGCAGACGACGATCCCCTCGCTCCCCTCACCCTCGCCGTGGGCCAGGAGGAGCTTCTCCTCGACCGTGCCGTGCAGCAGGTGGTGGCCGCCGCGCGTGCGGCCGACGCCGACACGGACGTACGCGACCTCACCTCCGACCAGCTTCAGCCGGGCACCCTCGACGAGCTGACCAGCCCTTCGCTGTTCGCCGAACGGAAGGTCGTGGTCGTGCGCAACGCGCAGGATCTCTCGGCCGACACCGTCAAGGACGTCAAGGCGTATCTCGGGGCCCCGGCGGAGGAGATCACCCTCGTACTGCTGCACGCGGGCGGCCCCAAGGGGAAGGGGCTGCTCGACGCGGCGCGTAAGGCGGGTGCTCGTGAGGTCGCCTGCCCCAAGATGACCAAGCCCGCCGACCGGCTGTCGTTCGTACGGGGCGAGTTCCGGGCGCTCGGCCGTTCGGCGACCCCCGAGGCCGGGCAGGCCTTGGTGGACGCCATCGGCAGTGACCTGCGGGAACTGGCGAGCGCCGCCTCCCAGCTCGTGGCCGACGTCGAGGGCACCATCGATGAGGCGGTCGTCGGGCGTTACTACACAGGCAGGGCCGAGGCGTCCAGTTTCACCGTGGCCGACCGGGCCGTGGAGGGGCGCGCCGCCGACGCCCTCGAAGCGCTGCGCTGGTCCCTCTCGACCGGTGTCGCGCCCGTTCTGATCACCAGCGCGCTGGCCCAGGGGGTGCGCGCCATCGGCAAGCTCTCCTCCGCGCGTGGCGGCCGGCCAGGAGACCTCGCGCGGGAGCTGGGCATGCCCCCGTGGAAGATCGACCGGGTGCGCCAGCAGATGCGCGGCTGGACCCCCGACGGGGTGGCCACCGCCCTGCGCGCGGTCGCCGAGGCGGACGCCGGGGTGAAGGGCGGCGGCGACGACCCCGAGTACGCCCTGGAGAAGGCGGTCGTCACGATCGCTCGGGCGGCCCGCGCCCGCCAGCACTGA
- a CDS encoding MFS transporter yields the protein MSHIRGVVAGRIPGLLRETRFRRYWCGQTVSLMGDQISLIALPLVAVVVLGADVAEMSLLKTVELLPALLLSLPAGSWADGRARRRRIMIVADLARAALIASLPVAYVLGLLTLWQLYGVAFGVGALTVLFDVCNVTVLAAMLPVERYVAGNSLVVGARSMSWLGGPGLGGVLVQILTAPFALVADAFTYLLSALLLGQVHAVEPPPSAPEKGHFTAGMRWVVRQPSMRALFAASGTLQFFNFILQTLFVLYATQELGLSAGLLGLVLSGGAVGGLLGAACCGAVVRRAGIGPTIVMGFLGFTVPLLLVPLARGPEPLSAGLLFVSEFLSCVGVMLADIAAGSFQMALIPDALRSRVTGAFRTLNYGFRPFGALAGGVLGSTLGLRPTLWIATAGAVFGVGWVIRSPLARMRGLPSTEYGTPTDYRVPTDYATVVGEVGEVGEVGEAGEGDRAAPDVVGNAQSGGAPQREDAWRPGP from the coding sequence GTGAGCCATATACGGGGGGTCGTCGCGGGGCGGATACCCGGGCTGTTGCGGGAGACGCGCTTTCGGCGGTACTGGTGCGGTCAGACCGTCTCGCTGATGGGTGATCAGATATCGCTGATCGCCCTCCCGCTGGTCGCCGTGGTGGTGCTCGGCGCCGACGTGGCGGAGATGAGTCTGCTGAAGACCGTCGAGCTGTTGCCCGCGCTGCTCCTGAGCCTGCCGGCCGGGTCCTGGGCCGACGGGCGGGCGCGGCGCAGGCGGATCATGATCGTCGCGGATCTGGCCCGTGCGGCGCTGATCGCCTCGTTGCCGGTGGCGTACGTGCTGGGCCTTCTCACACTCTGGCAGTTGTACGGGGTCGCCTTCGGTGTGGGCGCGCTGACCGTGCTCTTCGACGTCTGCAACGTGACGGTGCTGGCCGCGATGTTGCCCGTGGAGCGATATGTGGCGGGCAATTCGCTGGTCGTGGGGGCGCGTTCCATGTCGTGGCTGGGCGGGCCGGGGCTCGGCGGAGTGCTGGTGCAGATCCTGACCGCGCCATTCGCGCTCGTGGCGGACGCCTTCACCTATTTGCTCTCCGCGCTCCTGCTCGGACAGGTCCACGCGGTGGAGCCGCCGCCCTCGGCGCCGGAGAAGGGCCACTTCACCGCGGGGATGCGCTGGGTGGTACGGCAGCCCTCCATGCGAGCGCTGTTCGCCGCCTCCGGGACCCTGCAGTTCTTCAACTTCATTCTCCAGACACTGTTCGTCCTCTACGCCACCCAGGAACTGGGCCTCAGCGCGGGGCTGCTGGGACTTGTCCTGAGTGGTGGAGCGGTCGGTGGTCTGCTCGGGGCGGCGTGCTGCGGCGCCGTCGTACGCCGTGCCGGGATCGGGCCGACCATCGTCATGGGGTTCCTCGGTTTCACCGTGCCACTGCTCCTCGTGCCGCTCGCGCGGGGTCCGGAACCGCTCAGCGCCGGCCTGCTGTTCGTGTCGGAGTTCCTCTCGTGCGTGGGCGTGATGCTCGCCGACATCGCGGCGGGTTCCTTCCAGATGGCGCTCATCCCTGACGCCCTGCGCTCGCGGGTCACCGGTGCGTTCCGCACGCTGAACTACGGCTTCCGCCCGTTCGGGGCGCTGGCGGGAGGGGTACTGGGGTCGACGCTGGGGTTGCGGCCCACGTTGTGGATCGCGACCGCGGGGGCCGTGTTCGGGGTCGGATGGGTCATCCGGTCGCCACTGGCGCGCATGCGCGGGCTGCCGTCGACCGAATACGGGACGCCGACCGACTACCGGGTGCCGACCGACTACGCGACGGTGGTGGGTGAGGTGGGTGAGGTGGGTGAGGTGGGTGAGGCGGGCGAGGGGGACCGCGCGGCGCCGGACGTCGTCGGTAACGCTCAGAGCGGCGGTGCCCCGCAGCGCGAGGACGCGTGGCGGCCTGGACCGTAA
- a CDS encoding YceI family protein has protein sequence MFGRSAKNRTNKSQRSGSAAGSAPAGAGVLSCRAIDPVSEPVRNAEFTVTDAMGRKVVSGGADPFGSFLATVPFGDYRVAISAEGFTPYRADAVVEQGVDADLGDVTMLVAAPPTLPGPGDWDMEPTHSSISFTARHIGMARVHGRFNTFAGAIRIAESMEESAMHVVIDASSIDTNVKMRDDHLRSSDFLDVANFPTLEFYSDRFVHRGGSRWAVTGALTLHGVTRTVTLDTEYLGVGNGMEGETRAACRATTELHRDDFTVSWQTMLARGIAVVGPSITIALDVQIVPKD, from the coding sequence ATGTTCGGCCGATCAGCGAAGAACCGTACGAACAAGTCGCAGCGCTCGGGCTCGGCGGCGGGATCGGCTCCCGCGGGGGCGGGGGTGCTGAGTTGCAGAGCCATCGACCCGGTCAGCGAACCCGTGCGGAACGCGGAGTTCACGGTCACGGACGCCATGGGGCGCAAGGTGGTCAGCGGAGGGGCCGATCCTTTCGGATCGTTCCTCGCGACGGTTCCCTTCGGTGACTACCGCGTGGCCATCTCGGCCGAGGGCTTCACCCCGTACCGTGCCGACGCGGTGGTCGAGCAGGGCGTCGACGCGGACCTCGGCGACGTGACGATGCTGGTGGCCGCTCCGCCGACGCTGCCCGGCCCCGGCGACTGGGACATGGAGCCGACGCACTCGTCGATCAGCTTCACCGCCCGCCACATCGGTATGGCCCGGGTGCACGGCCGGTTCAACACCTTCGCGGGCGCGATACGGATCGCCGAAAGCATGGAGGAGTCGGCCATGCACGTCGTCATCGACGCGTCGTCGATCGACACCAACGTCAAGATGCGCGACGACCACCTGCGTTCCAGCGACTTCCTCGACGTGGCGAACTTCCCGACGCTGGAGTTCTACAGCGACCGCTTCGTGCACCGAGGGGGCTCGCGCTGGGCGGTGACCGGCGCGCTGACCCTCCACGGCGTGACCCGTACGGTCACCCTGGACACCGAGTATCTCGGCGTCGGCAACGGCATGGAGGGCGAGACCCGAGCCGCCTGCCGTGCCACGACAGAACTGCACAGGGACGACTTCACCGTGAGCTGGCAGACGATGCTCGCCCGAGGTATCGCCGTGGTCGGGCCCAGCATCACCATCGCCCTCGACGTACAGATCGTTCCCAAGGACTGA
- a CDS encoding AMP-dependent synthetase/ligase: MSDTQTLIENRPPSVAALFLERVAATPDAEAYRYPVPPASGEGPDGWKSLTWAEAAIRVRAVAAGLVSLGIGAEERVALASSTRVEWILADLGILCAGAATTTVYPSTNAEESTFILSDSGSRVLIAEDAGQLAKARDRRADLPELRHVVVIDAADVTEDDGDPEGWVLTLAELEERGAAELAKNPGLIEERVAAITSDQLATLIYTSGTTGRPKGVRLLQDSWSYMAKAIAATGLVRADDVQYLWLPLAHVFGKVLTSGHIEVGHVTAVDGRVDKIIENLPVVQPTYMAAVPRIFEKVYNGVAARARAGGAAKYKIFLWAAEVAREYAKASQDNFRRTGTASAPLALSAKHRVADALVYSKLREAFGGRLRAAISGSAALAPDIGFFFAGAGVHILEGYGLTESSAASFVNPGEAYRTGTVGKPLPGTEVRIADDGEVLLRGPGIMAGYHGLPEKTLEVLEADGWFHTGDIGELSADGYLRITDRKKDLIKTSGGKYIAPAEVEGQFKGVCPYVSNILVHGGDRNFCTALITLDEAAILDWAKEKGLSATSYADVVAAPETVELVEGYVKQLNEGLQRWQTIKKFRLLPRDLDIEHGELTPSLKLKRPVVEREYKHLIEDMYAGTREA, from the coding sequence GTGAGCGACACACAGACCTTGATCGAGAACCGGCCGCCGTCCGTGGCGGCTCTCTTCCTGGAGCGCGTCGCGGCAACCCCGGACGCGGAGGCGTACCGCTATCCGGTGCCCCCGGCATCCGGTGAGGGCCCCGACGGCTGGAAGTCGCTGACCTGGGCCGAGGCCGCGATCCGCGTGCGGGCCGTCGCCGCGGGGCTGGTCTCCCTCGGGATCGGCGCCGAGGAACGCGTCGCCCTCGCCTCCTCCACCCGCGTCGAATGGATACTGGCCGACCTCGGCATCCTCTGCGCGGGGGCGGCGACCACCACGGTCTACCCGTCGACCAACGCCGAGGAATCCACCTTCATCCTGTCCGACTCCGGAAGCCGGGTGCTGATCGCCGAGGACGCGGGACAGCTCGCCAAGGCCCGCGACCGGCGCGCCGACCTCCCCGAACTGCGCCACGTCGTCGTCATCGACGCGGCGGACGTCACCGAGGACGACGGCGATCCCGAGGGGTGGGTGCTGACCCTCGCCGAGCTGGAGGAGCGCGGAGCGGCCGAGCTGGCCAAGAACCCGGGGCTGATCGAGGAGCGGGTCGCCGCGATCACCTCCGACCAGCTCGCCACCCTCATCTACACCTCCGGCACCACAGGGCGCCCCAAGGGCGTACGGCTGCTCCAGGACTCCTGGTCGTACATGGCCAAGGCCATCGCGGCGACGGGGCTGGTCAGGGCCGACGACGTGCAGTACCTCTGGCTGCCGCTCGCCCACGTCTTCGGCAAGGTGCTCACCTCGGGCCACATCGAGGTCGGGCACGTCACCGCGGTGGACGGCCGCGTCGACAAGATCATCGAGAATCTGCCGGTCGTCCAGCCGACCTACATGGCCGCCGTACCGCGCATCTTCGAGAAGGTCTACAACGGCGTCGCCGCCAGGGCGCGCGCGGGCGGCGCCGCGAAGTACAAGATCTTCCTCTGGGCCGCCGAGGTCGCCAGGGAGTACGCCAAGGCCTCCCAGGACAACTTCCGCCGTACCGGTACGGCCTCCGCGCCCCTCGCGCTCTCGGCAAAGCACCGGGTGGCGGACGCGCTCGTCTACTCCAAGCTGCGCGAGGCGTTCGGCGGGCGGCTGCGCGCCGCCATCTCGGGCTCCGCCGCGCTCGCGCCCGACATCGGCTTCTTCTTCGCCGGAGCGGGGGTGCACATCCTGGAGGGGTACGGCCTCACGGAGTCCAGCGCCGCCTCCTTCGTCAACCCGGGCGAGGCCTACCGCACGGGCACGGTCGGCAAGCCGCTGCCCGGCACCGAGGTGCGGATCGCGGACGACGGCGAGGTGCTGCTGCGCGGCCCCGGGATCATGGCGGGCTACCACGGGCTGCCGGAGAAGACGTTGGAGGTGCTGGAGGCCGACGGCTGGTTCCACACCGGCGACATCGGCGAGCTGTCGGCCGACGGCTACCTGCGGATCACCGACCGCAAGAAGGACCTGATCAAGACGTCCGGCGGCAAGTACATCGCCCCGGCCGAGGTCGAGGGCCAGTTCAAGGGCGTCTGCCCCTACGTCTCGAACATCCTGGTCCACGGCGGTGACCGCAACTTCTGCACCGCCCTGATCACCCTCGACGAGGCGGCCATCCTGGACTGGGCGAAGGAGAAGGGGCTGTCGGCCACGTCGTACGCGGACGTCGTCGCCGCCCCCGAGACCGTCGAGCTGGTCGAGGGCTATGTCAAGCAGCTCAACGAGGGGTTGCAGCGCTGGCAGACGATCAAGAAGTTCAGGCTGCTCCCACGCGATCTCGACATCGAGCACGGCGAGTTGACCCCGAGCCTCAAACTGAAGCGGCCGGTCGTCGAGCGCGAGTACAAGCACCTGATCGAGGACATGTACGCGGGCACCCGGGAGGCCTGA
- a CDS encoding winged helix-turn-helix domain-containing protein — protein MTEEASAGGDEGTADKAGAGRQRESELRLTDARALRAYTHPTRMRLVGMLRVLGPLTATRAAEQTGESVASCSYHLRMLAKYGLVEQTGGGRGREKPWRATTDYTSWPGYSDDPAVADASAVLSTMIAEQYFERMTRALERRRELPREWQEAEEFGDSQLYLTADELRSVRDRIRGVIEPYDARLRDASLRPEGARLVEFLRIAYPSPEVDPPAATERPDKGPDEVSGEGLDQASGEGPDRAFGETPDQVPGDLAGDGERGRGRERERGEGG, from the coding sequence ATGACGGAAGAGGCGAGTGCGGGCGGAGACGAGGGGACGGCCGACAAGGCCGGTGCGGGGCGGCAGCGGGAGAGTGAGCTGCGGCTCACCGACGCCCGAGCGCTACGGGCCTATACGCACCCCACGCGAATGCGGCTGGTCGGCATGTTGCGGGTGCTTGGTCCACTCACGGCGACACGGGCGGCGGAGCAGACGGGGGAGTCGGTGGCCAGTTGCTCGTACCACCTGCGGATGCTGGCCAAGTACGGCCTCGTGGAGCAGACCGGGGGTGGCCGGGGGCGTGAGAAGCCGTGGCGGGCCACGACCGACTACACCTCGTGGCCCGGTTACTCGGACGATCCGGCCGTGGCGGATGCCTCCGCTGTGTTGTCCACCATGATCGCGGAGCAGTACTTCGAGCGTATGACCCGTGCGCTGGAGCGGCGGAGGGAGCTGCCGAGGGAGTGGCAGGAGGCCGAGGAGTTCGGTGACAGTCAGCTCTATCTGACGGCGGACGAACTGCGGTCGGTGCGTGACCGGATCAGGGGGGTGATCGAACCGTACGACGCTCGGTTGCGGGATGCGTCCCTGCGGCCCGAGGGGGCCAGGCTCGTGGAGTTCTTGCGGATCGCCTATCCGTCGCCCGAGGTCGACCCGCCCGCTGCCACGGAAAGGCCCGACAAGGGTCCCGACGAGGTTTCCGGGGAGGGCCTCGACCAGGCCTCCGGGGAGGGCCCCGACCGGGCCTTCGGCGAGACCCCCGACCAAGTCCCCGGGGACCTCGCCGGAGACGGGGAACGGGGTCGGGGACGCGAACGGGAACGGGGCGAAGGGGGGTGA
- the lepA gene encoding translation elongation factor 4, with amino-acid sequence MPATPINVPEPSRTDPARLRNFCIIAHIDHGKSTLADRMLQLTGVVDQRQMRAQYLDRMDIERERGITIKSQAVRLPWAPNTGEGEGTTHILNMIDTPGHVDFTYEVSRSLAACEGTILLVDAAQGIEAQTLANLYLAMENDLKIIPVLNKIDLPAARPEKFSEELANLIGCDPSDVLKVSAKTGMGVEALLDKVVAEIPAPVGVADAPARAMIFDSVYDSYRGVVTYVRVVDGQLNKRERIRMMSTGATHELLEIGTNSPEMLPADGLGVGEVGYIITGVKDVRQSKVGDTITSLNKGATEALGGYKDPKPMVFSGLYPLDGSDYPELRDALDKLQLNDAALVYEPETSAALGFGFRVGFLGLLHLDVIRERLEREFNLELIATAPNVVYRVIMEDGTEHTVTNPSEFPEGKLSEVYEPVVRATVLAPSEFIGSIMELCQGRRGTLLGMDYLSEDRVEIRYTLPLAEIVFDFFDHLKSKTRGYASLDYEPTGEQSAQLVKVDILLHGDKVDAFSAITHRDAAYAYGVRLVAKLRELIPRQAFEVPIQAAIGSRVIARETIRAIRKDVLAKCYGGDISRKRKLLEKQKEGKKRMKMVGSVEVPQEAFIAVLSSDDNAGSKKK; translated from the coding sequence GTGCCCGCGACCCCCATCAATGTGCCCGAGCCGAGCCGTACCGACCCGGCGCGGCTCCGCAACTTCTGCATCATCGCGCACATCGACCACGGCAAGTCCACCCTCGCCGACCGGATGCTCCAGCTGACCGGAGTGGTCGACCAGCGGCAGATGCGCGCCCAGTACCTCGACCGTATGGACATCGAGCGTGAACGTGGCATCACGATCAAGTCCCAGGCGGTCCGGCTGCCCTGGGCCCCCAACACGGGGGAGGGCGAGGGCACGACCCACATCCTCAACATGATCGACACCCCCGGTCACGTCGACTTCACCTACGAGGTCTCGCGCTCGCTCGCCGCGTGCGAGGGCACGATCCTCCTGGTCGACGCGGCCCAGGGCATCGAGGCACAGACCCTCGCCAACCTGTATCTGGCGATGGAGAACGACCTCAAGATCATCCCGGTGCTGAACAAGATCGACCTGCCGGCGGCCCGCCCGGAGAAGTTCTCCGAGGAGTTGGCCAACCTCATCGGCTGTGACCCCTCCGACGTGCTGAAGGTCTCCGCCAAGACCGGCATGGGCGTCGAGGCGCTGCTCGACAAGGTGGTCGCCGAGATCCCCGCCCCCGTCGGTGTCGCGGACGCCCCGGCCCGCGCGATGATCTTCGACTCGGTCTACGACTCGTACCGCGGTGTCGTCACCTACGTCAGGGTCGTGGACGGCCAGCTCAACAAGCGTGAGCGCATCAGGATGATGTCCACGGGGGCCACCCACGAGCTGCTGGAGATCGGCACCAACTCCCCGGAGATGCTGCCCGCGGACGGCCTCGGCGTGGGCGAGGTCGGGTACATCATCACCGGTGTGAAGGACGTCCGGCAGTCCAAGGTCGGTGACACGATCACCAGCCTCAACAAGGGCGCCACCGAGGCGCTGGGCGGCTACAAGGACCCGAAGCCGATGGTCTTCTCCGGCCTCTATCCGCTGGACGGCTCCGACTACCCCGAGCTGCGCGACGCCCTCGACAAGCTGCAGCTGAACGACGCGGCCCTGGTCTACGAGCCGGAGACCTCCGCCGCGCTCGGCTTCGGCTTCCGTGTCGGTTTCCTCGGGCTGCTCCACCTCGACGTGATCAGGGAGCGTCTGGAGCGCGAGTTCAACCTCGAACTGATCGCCACCGCCCCCAACGTGGTCTACCGCGTGATCATGGAGGACGGCACCGAACACACGGTCACCAACCCGAGCGAGTTCCCCGAGGGCAAGCTCTCCGAGGTGTACGAGCCCGTCGTGCGGGCCACGGTCCTCGCGCCCAGCGAGTTCATCGGCTCGATCATGGAGCTCTGCCAGGGCAGGCGAGGCACGTTGCTCGGCATGGACTACCTCTCCGAGGACCGGGTCGAGATCCGTTACACGCTGCCGCTCGCGGAGATCGTCTTCGACTTCTTCGACCACCTCAAGTCCAAGACACGCGGCTACGCCTCGCTGGACTACGAGCCGACCGGTGAACAGTCGGCGCAGCTCGTCAAGGTCGACATCCTGCTCCACGGCGACAAGGTCGACGCCTTCTCCGCGATCACCCACCGCGACGCCGCCTACGCCTACGGTGTGCGGCTCGTCGCCAAGCTCAGGGAACTCATCCCCAGGCAGGCGTTCGAGGTGCCCATCCAGGCGGCCATCGGCTCGCGGGTCATCGCCCGCGAGACCATCCGCGCCATCCGCAAGGACGTTCTCGCCAAGTGTTACGGCGGTGACATCTCCCGTAAGCGGAAGCTGCTGGAGAAGCAGAAGGAGGGCAAGAAGCGGATGAAGATGGTCGGCTCCGTCGAGGTGCCCCAGGAGGCGTTCATCGCCGTGCTGTCGAGTGACGACAACGCGGGGTCGAAGAAGAAGTAA
- the rpsT gene encoding 30S ribosomal protein S20, producing the protein MANIKSQIKRNKTNEKARLRNKAVKSSLKTAIRKAREAAAAGDVEKATAYTREASRKLDKAASAGVIHKNQAANKKSALASQAAAVKA; encoded by the coding sequence GTGGCGAACATCAAGTCCCAGATCAAGCGCAACAAGACGAACGAGAAGGCGCGCCTGCGCAACAAGGCCGTCAAGTCGTCGCTCAAGACCGCGATCCGCAAGGCCCGCGAGGCCGCTGCCGCGGGTGACGTCGAGAAGGCCACCGCGTACACGCGTGAGGCTTCGCGCAAGCTCGACAAGGCGGCCTCCGCCGGCGTCATCCACAAGAACCAGGCCGCCAACAAGAAGTCGGCGCTTGCTTCCCAGGCCGCGGCCGTCAAGGCCTGA